A genomic segment from Acipenser ruthenus chromosome 5, fAciRut3.2 maternal haplotype, whole genome shotgun sequence encodes:
- the LOC117402852 gene encoding calpain-2 catalytic subunit-like, translated as MTGMASKLAKERAAAAGFGSNSNAVKYLNQDFEALRNQCLQAGKLFVDNTFPAVPESLGFKELGPNSSKTRGIQWKRPGEVCSSPKFIDAGATRTDICQGALGDCWLLAAIASLTLNEDVLSRVVPSGQSFKENYVGIFHFQFWQFGEWVDVVVDDRLPTKNGELIFVHTEDKTEFWSALLEKAYAKLNGCYEALSGGSTTEGFEDFTGGIAEMYDLQKAPKNLFQIIRKALDSGSLLGCSIDITSASDSEAVTSQKLVKGHAYSLTGAEVVNYRGRAEQLIRVRNPWGQVEWTGAWSDNSSEWNYVEASQRINVKSEDGEFWMSFSDFMRHYSRLEICNLTPDTLTSDNYKNWSVCNYHGTWRSGSTAGGCRNNPYTFWTNPQFVLKLEEVDDDPDDGEDGCTFLVGLIQKNRRRQRKMGEDMHTIGFAIYEIPQQFHGQRDVHLDKNFFLTHAQTARSETFVNLREVCSRFKLPPGEYLVVPSTFEPHKNGDFCLRVFAEKQADTQLCEDPVDAVLEQGLVSEDQIDASFKNLFVRLAGEDNEISASELKTILNNVVSKRSDIKTDGFSLETCRIMVNLMDDNGNGKLGMAEFATLWKKVQKYLKIYKDNDLDQSGTMGTHEMRAALKSAGFSLNNNIHQVIVARYADPDMTIDFDNFVACLMRLESMFRIFKKVDSANTGFMELNYFQWLSFVMI; from the exons ATGACAGGGATGGCATCCAAATTAGCCAAAGAGAGAGCGGCGGCCGCTGGCTTTGGAAGCAATTCGAACGCAGTAAAATACCTGAATCAAGACTTTGAAGCGCTCCGAAACCAGTGCCTTCAAGCTGGAAAACTGTTTGTAGACAACACTTTTCCTGCAGTACCCGAGTCCTTGGGATTCAAAGAACTTGGACCTAATTCCTCCAAAACCCGTGGAATCCAATGGAAAAGACCCGGA GAGGTGTGTTCCAGTCCCAAGTTCATTGATGCTGGTGCCACAAGAACGGACATCTGCCAAGGAGCCCTGG GGGACTGCTGGCTCCTGGCTGCCATCGCCTCTTTGACCCTCAATGAGGATGTTTTGTCCCGAGTCGTTCCCAGCGGACAAAGCTTTAAAGAGAACTATGTTGGAATCTTTCACTTCCAG TTCTGGCAGTTTGGCGAGTGGGTTGATGTTGTTGTTGACGACAGGCTGCCCACAAAGAATGGGGAACTGATATTTGTGCACACAGAAGACAAGACTGAGTTCTGGAGCGCGCTGCTGGAGAAGGCCTATGCTAA GTTGAATGGCTGCTATGAGGCCCTGTCCGGGGGCTCCACCACCGAAGGCTTTGAAGACTTCACCGGTGGAATTGCAGAAATGTACGACCTGCAGAAAGCCCCAAAGAACCTTTTTCAGATTATCAGGAAAGCCCTGGATTCAGGATCTCTTCTGGGATGCTCCATTGAT ATCACCAGTGCATCAGACAGTGAGGCGGTCACTTCCCAGAAGCTGGTGAAGGGACATGCATACTCACTCACAGGTGCTGAAGTG GTGAATTATCGAGGTCGTGCAGAACAGCTGATCCGAGTCAGGAATCCATGGGGTCAGGTGGAGTGGACCGGTGCTTGGAGTGACAA CTCCTCCGAGTGGAACTACGTGGAGGCTTCTCAGCGGATCAACGTAAAATCAGAGGACGGAGAGTTTTG GATGTCGTTTTCAGACTTCATGAGGCATTACTCCAGGCTGGAGATCTGCAACTTGACCCCTGACACACTGACCAGCGACAACTACAAAAACTGGAGTGTGTGCAACTACCATGGAACCTGGAGATCTGGCTCCACAGCCGGGGGCTGCAGGAACAACCCGT ATACCTTCTGGACGAACCCCCAGTTTGTGCTCAAGCTGGAGGAGGTGGACGATGACCCCGATGATGGGGAGGATGGCTGCACCTTCCTGGTGGGTCTGATACAGAAGAACCGCAGGAGGCAGAGGAAGATGGGAGAGGACATGCACACCATCGGCTTCGCCATCTACGAG ATTCCACAGCAG TTCCATGGTCAAAGGGATGTTCACTTGGATAAGAACTTCTTCCTGACTCACGCCCAGACTGCCAGGTCCGAGACCTTCGTCAACCTGCGGGAGGTGTGCAGCCGCTTCAAGCTGCCTCCCGGGGAGTACCTCGTGGTGCCCTCCACCTTCGAGCCACACAAAAACGGAGACTTCTGCCTGCGCGTCTTCGCAGAGAAACAGGCCGACACGCA GTTGTGTGAAGATCCCGTTGATGCCGTCCTTGAGCAG GGTTTGGTTTCTGAGGACCAAATAGATGCAAGTTTCAAGAACTTGTTTGTCAGACTTGCAGGGGAG GACAATGAGATTTCTGCCTCAGAACtgaaaactattttaaataatgtgGTGTCAAAAc GCTCTGACATTAAAACAGATGGTTTCAGTCTGGAAACTTGCAGAATCATGGTCAACCTCATGGAC GACAATGGAAACGGCAAACTTGGAATGGCGGAATTTGCAACTCTATGGAAAAAAGTTCAGAAATATCTG aaaataTACAAGGATAACGATCTAGACCAGTCTGGCACCATGGGCACCCATGAAATGCGAGCAGCACTGAAATCAGCAG GTTTCAGTCTGAACAACAACATTCACCAGGTTATCGTTGCCCGTTACGCTGATCCCGACATGACCATCGACTTTGATAACTTTGTTGCCTGCCTGATGCGTCTGGAAAGCATGTTCA gaaTCTTTAAAAAGGTGGACAGTGCAAACACTGGGTTCATGGAGCTCAACTATTTCCAG TGGCTGTCTTTCGTCATGATATAA